Proteins encoded in a region of the Triticum dicoccoides isolate Atlit2015 ecotype Zavitan chromosome 3A, WEW_v2.0, whole genome shotgun sequence genome:
- the LOC119272932 gene encoding protein MAIN-LIKE 1-like: protein MITALPIRGEPVVSPRVSPSWALDIAARLGMEMPESQRSSNPRGIPLVWLRDNFLNFSSFANEETRKRHLFAYLLWLLGNLFPNSHGDVVVPGLIYIAENMVDEPLPEQPKYSFGSAMLSHTYRGLCDATQKASFAQKAPLLCVAYEFLQLWSWEYLPVGRPRIVQPIYPYNFSEGACATMATRWTKARKRWSPDIAKNCYPMYHQQFEILNEAEVTWNPWTQDQLKMVFDARHFTPGMLTDSAFWLTRCNLLFLWCVEPYNPERVMRQFGLYQEIPPLFPRRIDEETHKLPNMGRGWSLYDWREENIEWVHKWENEALADIVHQLRPYGGSTDQAYKQWYCMNTRASLASQPANIPTHLTQEEQARRHVELHAAYYRDQMLENVNEVGQMATDSMPAQGPYRKTFQKLLQQFVAKKFRCGRGDDVVTGAYMPVARSARPSAAQSSRPSAAQSSRPSEARTSHEQWGKGPSTRTTLPRHDSSLPLHRSSSMQLRQGQTSQGHGTGLDSMPEQFLSPNPYAYTGYDAYTQGEGSQPYLSTRGIPMPEETRVPDLN, encoded by the exons ATGATCACTGCTCTACCAATTAGAGGTGAGCCGGTGGTCTCTCCACGAGTGTCTCCATCTTGGGCATTAGATATAGCAGCCCGTCTTGGGATGGAAATGCCAGAATCACAACGTTCTAGTAACCCTCGgggcatcccactcgtctggcttcGTGATAACTTTCTTAATTTTTCTAGCTTCGCCAATGAGGAGACGAGAAAAAGACATCTGTTTGCGTATTTGTTGTGGCTCCTCGGGAATCTATTTCCAAATTCACATGGGGACGTTGTTGTCCCTGGTCTCATCTACATTGCAGAGAATATGGTAGATGAACCTTTACCCGAGCAGCCAAAATACAGTTTCGGTTCTGCCATGCTATCTCATACATACAGAGGCTTGTGTGATGCCACGCAAAAAGCCTCTTTCGCACAAAAAGCTCCATTACTTTGTGTCGCCTATGAGTTTCTACAGTTGTGGTCCTGGGAATACCTTCCTGTAGGACGACCTCGTATAGTACAACCCATATACCCATACAACTTTAGCGAGGGTGCTTGCGCAACTATGGCCACCAGGTGGACAAAGGCACGGAAACGTTGGTCTCCAGATATTGCGAAAAATTGTTACCCTATGTACCACCAGCAGTTTGAGATACTTAATGAGGCAGAAGTCACATGGAACCCGTGGACTCAGGACCAGCTAAAAATGGTCTTTGATGCTCGACACTTCACACCAGGCATGTTGACCGATAGTGCATTCTGGCTGACTCGCTGCAACTTATTGTTCCTGTGGTGTGTTGAGCCTTACAACCCAGAGCGTGTAATGAGACAGTTCGGTCTCTATCAAGAAATTCCACCACTTTTTCCCAGACGTATCGACGAGGAAACACATAA GCTACCCAATATGGGCAGGGGTTGGAGTTTATACGATTGGAGGGAAGAGAACATTGAATGGGTACACAAGTGGGAAAATGAAGCGCTAGCAGATATAGTGCATCAACTTAG ACCGTACGGTGGAAGTACAGATCAAGCGTACAAGCAGTGGTACTGCATGAACACACGTGCTAGCCTGGCCAGTCAGCCAGCTAATATACCAACACATCTCACACAAGAGGAGCAGGCGCGGAGACATGTTGAGCTGCATGCAGCTTACTATCGTGACCAGATG CTTGAAAATGTCAACGAAGTAGGGCAGATGGCTACGGATAGCATGCCGGCCCAGGGCCCATATCGCAAGACATTTCAGAAACTTTTGCAACAATTCGTGGCAAAGAAGTTCAGATGCGGTAGAGGCGACGACGTTGTCACTGGAGCATACATGCCGGTAGCGAGGTCAGCCAGACCGAGTGCGGCGCAGTCGTCCAGACCGAGTGCGGCGCAGTCGTCCAGACCGAGCGAGGCGCGTACGAGCCATGAGCAATGGGGGAAGGGTCCGAGTACTAGAACGACATTGCCACGACATGACTCATCTCTGCCACTGCATCGCTCTTCTTCGATGCAGCTACGTCAGGGGCAGACATCTCAGGGGCATGGCACGGGCTTGGATTCGATGCCTGAGCAGTTTCTTTCCCCTAACCCATATGCGTACACCGGATATGATgcatacacccaaggtgagggaTCTCAGCCGTATCTCTCCACGCGAGGGATCCCCATGCCCGAGGAGACTCGTGTACCAGATTTAAACTAG